In Helicobacter mastomyrinus, a single genomic region encodes these proteins:
- a CDS encoding type II toxin-antitoxin system HicA family toxin: MPELPKLTAKEAEKLLLQEGFVVARQKGGHRIYMKNSYRMVLPHHTGKTLHPKIIKELFTIIESARG, from the coding sequence ATACCTGAATTACCAAAACTTACAGCAAAAGAGGCTGAAAAACTTTTGCTTCAGGAAGGCTTTGTTGTTGCAAGACAAAAGGGTGGTCACAGAATCTATATGAAAAACTCTTACAGAATGGTTTTGCCACATCATACAGGCAAGACTTTACATCCCAAAATTATTAAAGAACTTTTTACTATTATAGAATCTGCTAGAGGATAG
- a CDS encoding type II toxin-antitoxin system HicB family antitoxin, producing MILNAIIQKDEDGYFASVPDLSGCVTQAESYEEAISNIKEAAALYMESLQLDEIRHIQAKDTAIVPIELANT from the coding sequence ATGATTCTGAATGCTATTATCCAAAAAGATGAAGATGGTTACTTTGCCTCTGTGCCAGATCTTAGTGGTTGTGTAACTCAAGCAGAAAGCTATGAAGAAGCCATTAGTAACATTAAAGAAGCAGCAGCATTGTATATGGAAAGTTTGCAACTAGATGAGATTAGGCATATACAAGCTAAAGATACAGCGATTGTCCCCATAGAACTAGCCAATACCTGA